The Haloferax sp. Atlit-12N genome window below encodes:
- a CDS encoding MarR family transcriptional regulator gives MKPTDDQILEILGDSGLVLTPTVVAFNAGFDRSHVNRRLSEFVEKGLVTRVERGKYEISDKGLGYLSGDVDASEL, from the coding sequence ATGAAGCCAACTGACGACCAGATTCTAGAGATATTGGGTGATTCTGGACTCGTATTGACGCCTACTGTTGTCGCATTCAATGCTGGGTTCGACCGCTCCCACGTGAATCGACGATTATCTGAATTCGTCGAGAAAGGACTCGTGACACGTGTTGAACGAGGCAAATACGAAATCTCAGACAAAGGTCTGGGCTATCTATCCGGGGATGTCGACGCATCCGAAC
- a CDS encoding NAD-dependent epimerase/dehydratase family protein — translation MDGKRVLVTGGAGFIGSNLANSLAEDNDVIAIDDLYLGTPENLDDAVEFHDMTVLDDDLPTEGVDVVFHLAALSSYKMHEENPTKGARVNIEGFVNTVEQARKDGCDTVVYATTSSIYGSRTEPSPEDMPVESRTGYEASKLGRERYAEYFHHHYDMQLAGMRFFSVYQGFGGAEEHKGEFANTVAQFTDKIANGESPELFGDGSQTRDFTHVDDIVRGIELAADERLQGIYNLGTAESYSFNEMVDMINEVLGTDVEPEYVENPFEVYVHDTKADYSKIHEATGWEPEISFEEGVERVCEPYLD, via the coding sequence ATGGACGGCAAACGAGTCCTCGTTACTGGCGGTGCCGGATTCATCGGTTCGAATCTCGCCAACTCTCTCGCAGAAGACAACGACGTCATTGCAATCGACGACCTCTATCTCGGGACGCCCGAGAATCTGGATGATGCCGTGGAGTTCCACGACATGACGGTCCTCGACGACGACCTCCCGACCGAGGGCGTCGATGTGGTGTTCCATCTCGCGGCGCTGTCGTCGTACAAGATGCACGAAGAGAACCCGACGAAGGGTGCTCGTGTGAACATCGAAGGCTTCGTCAACACGGTCGAACAGGCCCGGAAAGACGGGTGCGACACCGTCGTGTACGCGACGACCTCTTCGATCTATGGCTCGCGGACGGAACCCTCGCCGGAAGACATGCCCGTGGAGTCGCGGACGGGCTACGAAGCGTCGAAGTTAGGCCGTGAGCGCTACGCGGAGTACTTCCACCACCACTACGACATGCAACTGGCTGGCATGCGTTTCTTCTCTGTGTACCAGGGCTTCGGTGGCGCAGAAGAACACAAAGGCGAGTTCGCGAATACGGTCGCGCAGTTCACCGACAAAATCGCCAATGGTGAGTCGCCGGAGCTGTTCGGTGATGGGTCACAGACGCGTGACTTCACCCACGTCGATGATATCGTTCGGGGGATCGAACTCGCGGCCGACGAGCGACTCCAGGGCATCTACAATCTCGGGACTGCCGAGAGCTACTCGTTCAACGAGATGGTCGACATGATCAACGAGGTGCTTGGGACGGATGTGGAGCCTGAGTATGTGGAAAACCCGTTCGAGGTGTACGTCCACGACACGAAAGCAGACTACTCGAAGATACACGAGGCGACAGGGTGGGAGCCTGAGATTTCGTTCGAGGAGGGAGTCGAGCGGGTTTGTGAGCCGTATCTCGACTGA
- a CDS encoding transcriptional regulator has translation MVDSEDDPKEILARMEQLIEETSSKREETTPRIEKADPIAQKHRDAVRKGAEKHCDK, from the coding sequence ATGGTTGACTCGGAAGACGACCCCAAAGAAATTCTCGCCCGCATGGAGCAACTTATTGAGGAAACGTCTTCAAAGCGAGAAGAGACGACGCCGCGTATCGAAAAGGCCGACCCAATTGCCCAGAAGCACAGAGATGCGGTTCGAAAGGGAGCGGAGAAACACTGCGATAAGTGA